Proteins encoded by one window of Marixanthomonas sp. SCSIO 43207:
- the hemA gene encoding glutamyl-tRNA reductase codes for MKRNHTSHLSTSQENFYAIGLNYKKADAETRGYFSIDTTIQKTILQQAKQEGIASLSVLSTCNRTELYGFAQNPYQLIKLLCDNTKGSIEDFEKVAYIHKNTAAVSHLFNVGTGLDSQILGDFEIISQLRNSFRQSKKAGLLNAYMERLINAVIQASKRIKNETEISTGATSVSFAAVQYIMAHVPYVSEKNILLFGTGKIGRNTCENLIKHTKNEHITLINRTKDKAEKIAGKFNLIVKDYADIQSEMAQTDVLIVATGAQQPTISKELLYLKKPLLILDLSIPKNVSEDVKENDLVTLIHLDELSSVTNQTLQQRAEQIPVAKTIIDEVKSEFNTWVHNRHFIPTVIALKSKLSEIKNGEIDYHRKKLDGFNEQQAEIISDRIIQKITTQVVNHLKQTNGSTDLHLSMLEKMFQLENQERE; via the coding sequence ATGAAAAGAAACCATACTTCCCATTTATCAACTTCTCAAGAGAATTTTTATGCAATAGGCTTAAATTATAAAAAAGCCGATGCAGAAACTCGTGGGTATTTTAGTATAGACACAACCATACAAAAAACAATTTTACAGCAAGCAAAACAAGAAGGTATTGCATCTTTATCTGTATTATCTACTTGTAACAGGACCGAGTTGTATGGCTTTGCCCAAAATCCGTATCAATTAATCAAACTTCTTTGCGACAATACAAAAGGATCGATTGAAGATTTTGAAAAAGTAGCTTATATTCATAAAAACACAGCAGCGGTTTCGCATCTTTTTAACGTAGGCACAGGGTTAGACAGTCAAATATTAGGTGATTTTGAAATCATAAGTCAATTACGCAACAGTTTTCGTCAATCCAAAAAAGCCGGATTGTTAAATGCGTATATGGAACGGTTAATCAATGCGGTTATTCAAGCAAGTAAACGCATTAAAAATGAAACTGAAATTTCTACCGGAGCCACTTCAGTAAGTTTTGCTGCCGTACAGTATATAATGGCTCACGTTCCTTATGTTTCAGAAAAAAATATTTTACTCTTCGGAACAGGAAAAATAGGTAGAAACACCTGTGAAAACCTTATAAAACACACAAAAAATGAGCACATAACGCTCATTAACCGAACAAAAGACAAAGCCGAAAAAATTGCAGGGAAGTTCAATTTGATCGTAAAAGACTACGCAGATATTCAAAGTGAAATGGCTCAAACCGATGTTTTAATCGTGGCAACAGGAGCACAACAACCTACCATTTCAAAAGAGCTATTATACTTAAAGAAACCGTTATTGATATTAGATTTATCAATACCTAAGAATGTTTCAGAAGATGTAAAAGAGAATGATTTGGTTACCTTAATACATCTTGACGAATTATCTTCTGTAACAAACCAAACGTTGCAACAACGTGCCGAGCAAATTCCTGTAGCCAAAACTATTATTGACGAGGTAAAGTCTGAGTTTAACACTTGGGTACACAATCGCCACTTTATCCCTACAGTCATAGCCTTAAAGTCAAAACTTTCTGAAATAAAAAATGGTGAAATAGATTACCATCGAAAAAAACTCGATGGTTTTAATGAGCAACAAGCAGAAATTATAAGCGACCGTATCATTCAAAAAATCACAACACAAGTGGTAAACCACCTCAAGCAAACCAATGGATCAACAGATCTACATTTAAGTATGCTTGAAAAAATGTTTCAGCTAGAAAATCAGGAACGTGAATAA
- the hemC gene encoding hydroxymethylbilane synthase — protein sequence MNKTIRIGTRDSELALWQAKTVQKKLEHFGYKTELVPVKSTGDLVLDKPLYEMGITGIFTKTLDVAMLNGTVDIAVHSMKDVPTALPKGIVQTAVLERASSTDIVVTKKAFNPKNPCTIATGSLRRKAQWLNRYPNHTVVDLRGNVNTRLQKLQDNNWHGAIFAKAGLKRIQVLPESYESLDWMIPAPAQGAMVVVALEKDTFTIEATSKLNNPQADICTHIERKFLQKLEGGCTAPIGALATCINNTIQFKGALFSLDGQTKLEIAKQCPIDDYETLGIKCAEEMLNNGGKELMQAIKSEMEK from the coding sequence GTGAATAAAACCATCCGCATTGGTACTCGCGATAGTGAATTAGCACTATGGCAGGCCAAAACAGTACAAAAAAAATTAGAACATTTTGGGTATAAAACTGAGTTGGTTCCGGTAAAATCTACCGGAGATTTAGTTTTAGACAAACCCTTATATGAAATGGGCATCACTGGTATTTTTACCAAAACACTTGATGTTGCAATGCTAAACGGCACGGTAGATATTGCTGTGCATAGCATGAAAGACGTCCCTACCGCTTTACCAAAAGGTATTGTTCAAACAGCTGTATTAGAGCGGGCTTCAAGTACAGATATCGTAGTGACCAAAAAAGCTTTTAACCCAAAAAATCCTTGCACGATCGCTACTGGAAGTCTGCGCCGCAAAGCACAATGGCTTAATCGCTATCCAAACCATACTGTTGTAGATTTACGCGGAAATGTAAACACGCGACTGCAAAAATTACAAGATAATAATTGGCACGGCGCCATTTTTGCCAAAGCCGGACTGAAAAGAATTCAAGTTTTGCCAGAATCATATGAAAGCTTAGACTGGATGATACCTGCTCCTGCACAAGGAGCTATGGTGGTTGTCGCTTTAGAAAAAGATACATTTACAATAGAAGCGACTTCAAAATTGAATAATCCTCAAGCAGACATTTGTACGCATATTGAACGCAAGTTCCTTCAAAAATTAGAAGGTGGTTGTACAGCGCCTATTGGTGCTTTGGCTACTTGTATAAACAATACTATTCAATTTAAAGGTGCTTTATTTTCACTAGATGGTCAAACCAAATTAGAGATTGCCAAGCAATGTCCAATAGATGACTATGAAACTTTGGGTATAAAATGTGCTGAAGAAATGCTAAACAACGGCGGGAAAGAATTAATGCAAGCGATCAAATCTGAAATGGAAAAATAG
- a CDS encoding uroporphyrinogen-III synthase: MKSILSTKKLTLAQKELLLNSGLTFVEYDAISITFLPFEAPKQIKNAIFTSKNAVKALFSTQNVIPKIENCYCVGEKTKALLEKNNQNVVKTYQYGAELATYLTKNHKNDSFYFFSGTKRLDTIPKALKKAAIPFSEIVTYKTELSPIKFDRIFDGVLFFSPSGVTSFVSENNIQDSIAFCIGTTTASEAKKHTQQIVISNSTSVESVIAKAAKTLKKL, from the coding sequence ATGAAATCCATTCTTTCTACAAAAAAACTTACCCTTGCCCAAAAAGAGCTTCTTTTAAACTCAGGGCTTACATTTGTAGAGTATGATGCAATTTCTATTACGTTTTTACCATTTGAAGCGCCAAAACAGATAAAAAACGCCATTTTTACAAGCAAAAATGCTGTAAAAGCACTTTTTTCTACTCAAAATGTAATTCCTAAAATTGAAAATTGTTATTGTGTTGGAGAAAAAACAAAAGCACTTTTAGAAAAAAACAATCAAAATGTGGTAAAAACATATCAATATGGAGCCGAATTGGCTACTTATTTGACAAAAAACCACAAAAATGATTCGTTTTACTTTTTTTCTGGCACAAAACGCTTGGATACAATCCCAAAAGCATTAAAAAAAGCGGCAATTCCTTTTTCTGAAATAGTAACATACAAAACAGAACTTAGCCCAATTAAGTTTGATCGTATTTTTGATGGTGTCCTTTTTTTTAGCCCAAGCGGGGTAACAAGTTTTGTTTCAGAAAACAACATACAAGATTCAATTGCTTTTTGCATAGGCACCACAACTGCTTCCGAAGCAAAAAAACACACGCAACAGATTGTAATTTCAAACTCAACCTCGGTTGAAAGTGTAATTGCAAAAGCTGCAAAAACATTAAAAAAACTATGA
- the hemE gene encoding uroporphyrinogen decarboxylase yields the protein MIKNDLFLRALKGESVERPPVWMMRQAGRYLPEFMEIKAKYDFFTRCQTPELASEITVQPIRRYGMDAAILFSDILVIPQAMNIDVQMKPGVGPWLPNPIRTEKDLDSVIVPDIQDTLGYVMDAITMTKEKLNDEIPLIGFAGSPWTILCYCVQGQGSKNFDKAKQFCFTQPQAAHTLLQRITDTTIAYLKEKVKAGVNAVQVFDSWGGMLSPTDYQEFSWNYIQQIIDALKDDAPVIAFGKGCWFALDTMATSGASALGVDWTCDPQTARKLTGGAITLQGNFDPTRLFSPPSEIKKMVTQMIDAFGKDKYIVNLGHGILPNIPIENAGAFIEAVKEYKAN from the coding sequence ATGATTAAAAACGATTTATTTTTACGAGCACTTAAAGGGGAAAGCGTTGAACGGCCACCTGTATGGATGATGCGCCAAGCAGGTCGTTATCTTCCAGAATTTATGGAAATAAAAGCCAAATATGACTTTTTTACTAGATGCCAAACTCCCGAGCTAGCTAGTGAAATCACTGTGCAGCCTATACGAAGATACGGTATGGATGCCGCTATTCTTTTCAGTGATATTTTGGTTATCCCGCAAGCTATGAATATCGATGTGCAGATGAAACCCGGCGTAGGCCCTTGGCTTCCTAACCCAATACGAACTGAAAAAGATTTAGATAGTGTTATTGTGCCAGATATTCAAGATACTCTTGGTTATGTTATGGATGCTATAACAATGACAAAAGAAAAATTGAATGATGAAATTCCGTTAATAGGGTTTGCAGGGAGCCCGTGGACAATTTTATGCTATTGTGTGCAAGGACAGGGTTCAAAAAACTTTGATAAAGCAAAACAGTTTTGTTTTACACAACCACAGGCTGCACACACCTTGCTGCAAAGAATCACAGATACTACAATCGCATATTTAAAAGAAAAAGTAAAAGCCGGTGTTAATGCTGTACAAGTTTTTGACAGCTGGGGCGGCATGTTATCACCTACAGATTATCAAGAATTTAGTTGGAACTATATTCAACAAATAATTGATGCTCTTAAAGATGACGCTCCTGTAATAGCTTTTGGAAAAGGCTGCTGGTTTGCACTTGATACTATGGCTACAAGTGGTGCATCTGCCTTGGGTGTAGATTGGACGTGTGATCCACAAACAGCTAGAAAGTTAACCGGAGGCGCCATAACCTTGCAAGGTAATTTTGACCCTACTCGTCTGTTCAGCCCTCCTTCCGAAATTAAAAAAATGGTTACTCAAATGATAGATGCTTTTGGTAAAGACAAATACATCGTTAATTTAGGTCACGGTATTTTACCTAATATCCCTATTGAAAATGCAGGTGCTTTTATAGAAGCTGTAAAAGAATATAAAGCTAATTAA
- a CDS encoding EI24 domain-containing protein — MFKNTLKGIQAYFNTFQLISKLKLWRYFGIPILISVLTAASVGLLAWGLSDNIGAFIAKIWPWDWGSVTFRTISDVIGAIAIVVLGLVLYKHIVMALSAPFMSPVSEKIEYHITGKTPSKSNSNTTQLLRGIRINVRNLLMELLITIPILLLSFIPVVSILTSIILFLVQSYYAGFGNMDYTLERHFTYRESISFVSRNKGLALGNGILFMAMLLIPVLGIILVLPLSVTAASSETVKILQQERALKEHKNI, encoded by the coding sequence ATGTTCAAAAACACATTAAAAGGCATACAAGCATATTTTAATACGTTTCAACTTATCTCAAAATTAAAGTTGTGGCGCTATTTTGGTATCCCAATTTTAATAAGTGTATTAACAGCTGCTTCTGTAGGTTTACTAGCGTGGGGATTGAGTGACAATATAGGCGCATTTATTGCAAAAATTTGGCCTTGGGATTGGGGTTCGGTTACATTTAGAACCATTAGCGATGTGATAGGAGCTATAGCTATTGTGGTCCTTGGGCTGGTTTTGTACAAGCATATTGTAATGGCTTTGAGCGCACCGTTTATGAGTCCGGTTTCAGAAAAAATAGAATATCACATTACAGGAAAGACACCAAGCAAAAGCAATTCAAACACCACTCAATTGCTTAGAGGAATACGAATAAACGTCCGCAATTTGCTTATGGAACTACTTATCACCATTCCTATTTTATTACTTAGTTTCATTCCGGTTGTTTCAATACTAACTTCAATTATTTTGTTTTTGGTACAATCGTATTATGCAGGATTTGGAAACATGGATTATACATTAGAACGTCATTTTACATATCGTGAAAGCATTTCGTTTGTTAGTAGAAATAAAGGCTTGGCTTTAGGTAACGGTATTCTATTTATGGCTATGTTATTAATTCCTGTTTTGGGTATAATTTTAGTTTTACCACTTTCTGTAACAGCCGCAAGTAGTGAAACTGTAAAAATTTTACAACAAGAACGCGCTTTGAAAGAGCATAAAAACATTTAA
- the hemF gene encoding oxygen-dependent coproporphyrinogen oxidase — translation MKDQFVTYIKTLQNTITSKLEAIDGTAQFKEDLWKREGGGGGKTRVIENGSVFEKGGVNISEVHGELPESMQNYFGVKDANFFACGLSLVLHPKNPFVPTVHANWRYFEMYDQQGNIVDQWFGGGQDLTPYYLFEEDATHFHKVCKTACDKHHTDFYAKYKARCDEYFYNSHRGEARGIGGLFFDYLKKTETMKMEDWYNFVTEVGDSFLEAYVPIVERRKGLSYTQEQRDWQEIRRGRYVEFNLVHDKGTLFGLKTNGRIESILMSLPPHVQWRYDHQPEPNSAEEKLVTRLQNPKDWV, via the coding sequence ATGAAAGATCAATTTGTAACCTACATAAAAACCTTACAAAATACCATTACATCAAAGCTAGAAGCTATTGATGGTACAGCCCAATTTAAAGAAGATCTTTGGAAACGTGAAGGTGGCGGCGGTGGTAAAACACGTGTAATTGAAAACGGATCTGTTTTTGAAAAAGGTGGTGTAAATATTAGTGAAGTACACGGCGAACTTCCAGAAAGCATGCAAAATTATTTTGGTGTAAAAGATGCAAATTTCTTTGCCTGCGGATTGAGTTTGGTGTTACACCCCAAAAACCCTTTTGTTCCTACTGTTCACGCAAATTGGCGTTATTTTGAAATGTATGACCAACAAGGTAACATTGTAGACCAATGGTTTGGTGGCGGGCAAGATCTTACTCCTTATTACTTGTTTGAAGAAGATGCCACACACTTTCATAAAGTTTGTAAAACTGCCTGTGATAAACATCATACAGATTTTTATGCAAAGTATAAAGCACGATGTGATGAGTATTTTTACAATTCACACAGAGGAGAAGCGCGAGGAATTGGCGGTCTTTTCTTTGATTACCTAAAAAAAACTGAAACTATGAAGATGGAAGATTGGTATAATTTTGTAACCGAAGTAGGAGATAGTTTTCTAGAAGCGTATGTTCCTATTGTTGAAAGAAGAAAAGGTCTGTCATACACTCAAGAACAACGGGACTGGCAAGAAATACGCCGTGGTCGCTATGTTGAGTTTAACTTGGTACATGACAAAGGCACCTTGTTTGGGTTAAAAACAAATGGTCGCATTGAGAGTATTTTAATGAGCTTACCTCCACACGTTCAGTGGCGTTATGACCACCAACCCGAACCCAATAGTGCAGAAGAAAAATTAGTAACTCGATTACAAAACCCAAAAGACTGGGTATAA
- the dut gene encoding dUTP diphosphatase, whose amino-acid sequence MKVKIINKSSHPIPSYETIASAGMDLRANVSEPSTLKPLQRAIVKTGLFIELPVGYEAQVRPRSGLAAKKGITVLNSPGTIDADYRGEIGVILVNLSNEDFTIENGERVAQLVIAKHERAVWEEVDTLEETSRGSGGFGSTGTK is encoded by the coding sequence ATGAAAGTTAAAATAATAAATAAATCGAGCCACCCCATTCCTTCATATGAAACTATAGCTTCTGCAGGAATGGATCTTAGAGCCAATGTTTCAGAACCCTCTACATTAAAACCATTACAACGCGCCATAGTAAAAACAGGATTGTTTATTGAACTTCCTGTTGGTTATGAAGCCCAAGTGAGACCACGAAGTGGATTGGCAGCCAAAAAAGGAATAACAGTTTTAAACAGCCCAGGGACTATTGATGCAGACTATCGAGGTGAAATTGGCGTTATTCTTGTAAATCTTTCAAATGAAGATTTTACAATTGAAAACGGTGAGCGTGTTGCGCAACTAGTTATAGCAAAACATGAGCGTGCCGTTTGGGAAGAAGTTGACACACTTGAAGAAACATCTCGTGGAAGCGGCGGCTTTGGCAGCACCGGAACTAAATAA
- a CDS encoding sugar phosphate nucleotidyltransferase — translation MKIIVPMAGRGSRLRPHTLTIPKPLIPVAGKPIVHRLVTEITHILDEKVDEIAFILGDPAFFGDDIVESLEALAKSLGAKPTIYRQLEPKGTGHAIMCAQESLEGPAVIAYADTLIKADFNLDKEADSVIWTKKVKNPEAYGVVNLNDKEEITELVEKPTKFVSDQAVIGIYYFKDVGVLKKELQYVLDNNIIHGGEYQINDGIKRMMADGKIFKTGTVDEWMDCGNKEVTVATNKKMLGFIAKSDEQLISEKITNENSEIIEPCFIDEGVVLKNSKVGPYASIGKGTIIENSNVKNSIIQTHSEIKNATLDNAMIGNHATFNGEFTNVSIGDYSALK, via the coding sequence ATGAAAATTATTGTACCTATGGCCGGACGTGGTTCACGCCTTCGCCCACATACATTAACCATCCCAAAACCATTAATTCCAGTAGCTGGAAAGCCTATTGTTCATAGGTTAGTCACTGAAATCACACACATTCTTGACGAAAAAGTTGATGAAATTGCTTTTATTTTGGGTGATCCTGCTTTCTTTGGAGATGATATTGTTGAAAGCTTAGAAGCACTAGCCAAAAGCTTAGGCGCAAAACCTACTATTTATAGACAACTGGAGCCTAAAGGTACCGGCCACGCCATTATGTGTGCTCAAGAGTCGCTAGAAGGCCCTGCTGTTATTGCTTATGCCGATACGTTGATCAAAGCAGATTTCAACTTAGACAAAGAAGCCGATAGCGTAATTTGGACCAAAAAAGTAAAAAATCCAGAAGCTTATGGTGTCGTAAATCTAAACGATAAAGAAGAAATTACAGAATTAGTTGAAAAGCCCACCAAATTTGTGAGCGATCAAGCTGTAATTGGTATATATTATTTTAAAGATGTTGGCGTATTAAAAAAAGAGCTTCAATACGTGCTAGACAACAATATAATTCATGGAGGTGAATATCAAATTAATGACGGTATAAAACGTATGATGGCCGACGGGAAAATTTTTAAAACCGGAACTGTTGATGAATGGATGGATTGCGGAAATAAAGAAGTAACCGTCGCTACCAATAAAAAAATGCTTGGTTTTATTGCCAAGAGTGATGAGCAACTTATTTCAGAAAAAATTACAAATGAAAATTCAGAAATAATTGAACCATGTTTTATCGATGAAGGGGTGGTCCTTAAAAACAGTAAAGTTGGTCCCTACGCATCAATAGGTAAAGGCACAATAATTGAGAACAGTAACGTTAAAAATAGTATAATCCAAACGCATTCAGAAATTAAAAACGCTACATTAGATAATGCTATGATTGGTAATCACGCTACATTTAATGGTGAGTTTACAAATGTAAGTATTGGTGATTATTCAGCTTTAAAATAA
- a CDS encoding lipopolysaccharide assembly protein LapB yields the protein MSNRFLYTLLLFFGIILFPKQSIAQQTEPPQEQPTDDLGNVTDAFQENFFEALKQKGIENYELALDALRKAENAAKDDVKLQAVVAFEKAKNLTQLKQFDEAEANFKTVLKTEPQRLDVLEALYDVYYQKSDYDAAIPLVQQLIKFDEDYKEDLANLYSRTRQFDKAIEVLDDLDDTWGESDYRNALRAQIYKQTGNTEGQIENLETRIDKNPKKEQDYLNLIYLYSEEGNIEKAFATAKDLLKNQPNSKKVHLALYKFYLEENQPEDAMKSMKIVFSASEIEQDSKYKVLSDFINFVEKNPQYESQLDPIVANFSTTNSGKIYEQLGGYYNSKGEKETALSFYEKGIAGDEDNFSLLKNTLLLQIDLQKYEAAQKLSTEALDVFPAQPLLYLINGVTQNSLKNPDKAIESLETGLDYLFDNPTMLQDFYKQLQQAHSLKGDTKKAAEYGKKASEIKLTN from the coding sequence TTGAGTAACCGGTTTTTATATACTTTATTGCTTTTCTTCGGAATCATTTTATTTCCGAAGCAATCAATAGCGCAACAAACCGAACCTCCTCAAGAACAGCCTACAGACGATTTGGGAAATGTAACTGATGCATTTCAAGAAAATTTCTTTGAAGCTTTAAAACAAAAAGGAATAGAAAATTATGAATTGGCTCTTGATGCACTTCGGAAAGCTGAAAATGCAGCAAAAGATGACGTAAAACTCCAAGCAGTCGTTGCTTTTGAAAAAGCCAAAAACTTAACTCAATTAAAGCAATTTGATGAAGCGGAGGCTAACTTTAAAACTGTATTAAAAACCGAACCTCAACGGCTTGATGTGCTAGAAGCTTTATATGATGTTTATTACCAAAAAAGTGATTATGATGCTGCCATCCCGCTGGTGCAACAATTAATTAAGTTTGATGAAGATTATAAAGAAGATTTGGCCAATCTATATTCTAGAACACGTCAATTTGATAAAGCCATAGAAGTACTTGATGATCTTGATGATACGTGGGGCGAAAGCGATTATCGCAATGCATTGAGAGCTCAAATCTATAAGCAAACCGGTAATACCGAAGGCCAGATTGAAAATCTTGAAACTCGTATAGATAAAAACCCAAAAAAGGAACAAGATTACCTTAACTTAATTTACTTGTACAGCGAAGAAGGAAATATTGAAAAGGCATTTGCAACTGCAAAAGACTTGTTGAAAAATCAACCAAACTCCAAAAAAGTACACTTGGCACTGTACAAGTTTTATTTGGAAGAAAATCAACCTGAAGATGCTATGAAATCAATGAAAATTGTATTTTCAGCTTCCGAAATAGAGCAAGATAGCAAGTACAAAGTGTTGAGTGATTTTATCAATTTTGTTGAGAAAAACCCCCAATACGAATCACAACTTGATCCAATTGTTGCAAATTTTAGCACAACCAATTCAGGTAAAATTTATGAGCAATTAGGAGGTTATTACAATTCAAAAGGAGAAAAAGAGACTGCTTTGTCTTTTTATGAAAAAGGGATTGCAGGAGATGAAGATAATTTCAGTTTATTGAAAAACACGTTATTACTTCAAATTGATTTACAAAAATATGAAGCCGCTCAAAAGTTAAGTACAGAAGCTCTAGATGTTTTTCCGGCGCAACCCTTGTTATATTTAATTAATGGCGTGACGCAAAACAGCTTGAAAAATCCAGATAAAGCAATTGAAAGTTTAGAAACAGGCTTGGATTATTTATTTGACAATCCCACGATGCTTCAAGATTTTTATAAACAATTGCAGCAAGCGCATAGCTTAAAGGGAGACACAAAAAAAGCCGCTGAATACGGTAAAAAAGCTTCAGAAATAAAGTTGACAAACTAA
- a CDS encoding DUF4292 domain-containing protein, which produces MNYTKYIFIAFAVILTSCGTTKGLKGSKTANENISVKNIINSHEAASPNFKTMAARIQVVYKDDDTQQAVTVSLRMEKDKTIWVKGSLLGITLVKANITPERVQYYETIGGTYFDGDYALLSDWLGTEINFEKAQAILLGQSIFTLSKNDYTSSVAQNKYKMQPKIQPQNFIHFLFLNPENFKVASESLSQPNNDRLLNVRYTDYQKIGTDFYPSEIKINTTEKDSKTSIDVIYKKIDLDVNIGFPFNIPEGYEKIEL; this is translated from the coding sequence ATGAATTATACAAAATATATTTTTATAGCCTTTGCAGTTATTCTTACTTCTTGTGGTACTACCAAAGGATTAAAAGGCTCAAAAACCGCAAACGAAAACATTTCTGTTAAAAACATTATCAATTCTCACGAAGCCGCTTCGCCCAATTTTAAAACAATGGCAGCTCGCATTCAAGTAGTGTACAAAGATGATGACACGCAGCAAGCTGTTACCGTAAGTCTACGCATGGAAAAAGATAAAACCATATGGGTAAAAGGCTCACTACTGGGTATAACTCTTGTAAAAGCCAATATTACTCCAGAACGTGTTCAATATTACGAAACCATTGGCGGCACTTACTTTGATGGAGATTATGCTTTATTGAGTGATTGGTTGGGTACCGAAATTAATTTTGAAAAAGCACAAGCTATTTTATTAGGACAATCTATTTTTACGTTATCTAAAAATGATTATACCTCTTCTGTAGCCCAAAACAAGTATAAAATGCAACCTAAAATTCAACCACAGAATTTTATTCATTTTTTATTTTTAAATCCAGAAAACTTCAAAGTCGCTTCAGAAAGTTTATCACAACCCAATAATGATAGGTTGTTAAACGTTCGGTATACAGATTATCAAAAAATAGGAACAGATTTTTACCCTTCAGAAATAAAGATTAACACTACTGAAAAAGATAGTAAAACCAGTATTGATGTTATTTATAAAAAAATTGATCTGGATGTAAATATTGGTTTTCCTTTTAATATTCCGGAAGGATATGAAAAAATAGAATTGTAA
- a CDS encoding murein hydrolase activator EnvC — MRSNFATYFLLGCFLFIATSLTAQSEKQKELEAQRQAILQEIKQINSLLFKTRKEEKSVLNQVEDLDQRISATENLIRVTNRQANLLTREINNNLTKIDNLRTELDELKEDYAAMIQKSYKSKSQQSRVMFLLSSESFLQAYKRLQYMKQYTKHRKQQGESIKQKTAELQQLNKDLVAQKNKKEALIVENQKTKRELAKEKKNQEALIASLKKDEGKFASQIREKQRKADAIDRQIEKLIREAIAKSNKASGTKNETTTRESTFALNAEAKELAANFTNNKGKLPWPINKGGVVVKHYGKHRHPQLPNVTTFNSGVEIATENGAKARAVFKGTVLEIQQLKGANKAVYIQHGDYITVYNNLATVTVKKGDNVGTKQEIGTVFNNPLSGKTTLKFLIYQNTKRMNPADWIFRM; from the coding sequence ATGCGAAGTAATTTTGCTACATATTTTTTGTTAGGATGCTTTTTATTTATTGCAACCAGCCTCACTGCACAATCTGAAAAACAAAAAGAACTTGAAGCGCAACGACAAGCTATTCTTCAAGAAATTAAACAAATTAACTCTTTATTATTTAAAACCAGAAAAGAAGAAAAATCTGTTTTAAACCAAGTAGAAGATCTTGATCAACGAATAAGCGCTACTGAAAATTTAATTAGAGTTACCAATAGACAGGCCAATTTGTTAACTAGAGAAATAAACAACAATCTAACAAAAATTGATAACCTAAGAACAGAACTTGATGAACTAAAGGAAGATTATGCAGCGATGATACAAAAATCTTACAAAAGTAAGTCACAACAAAGTCGCGTGATGTTTTTACTTTCTTCAGAAAGTTTTTTACAAGCCTACAAGCGCTTGCAGTATATGAAACAATATACAAAACATCGCAAACAACAAGGAGAAAGTATCAAGCAAAAAACAGCCGAATTACAACAGCTTAATAAAGATCTTGTAGCTCAAAAAAATAAAAAAGAAGCATTAATTGTTGAAAATCAAAAAACCAAAAGAGAACTTGCAAAAGAAAAGAAAAACCAAGAAGCTTTAATTGCATCTCTTAAGAAAGATGAAGGTAAATTTGCCTCTCAAATACGCGAAAAACAACGCAAGGCCGATGCTATTGACAGACAAATTGAAAAATTAATTAGAGAAGCAATTGCAAAATCAAACAAAGCATCAGGAACTAAAAATGAGACTACAACTCGAGAATCAACCTTTGCCTTAAATGCCGAAGCTAAAGAACTTGCCGCAAACTTTACAAATAACAAAGGCAAACTACCTTGGCCAATAAATAAAGGCGGCGTTGTAGTAAAGCATTATGGTAAACACCGTCATCCTCAATTGCCAAACGTTACTACATTTAATAGTGGTGTAGAAATTGCTACTGAGAATGGCGCTAAAGCAAGAGCTGTTTTTAAGGGCACTGTTCTAGAAATACAACAATTAAAAGGAGCCAACAAGGCAGTATATATTCAACATGGTGACTACATTACCGTTTATAACAATCTTGCAACCGTTACCGTAAAAAAAGGAGACAATGTTGGCACCAAACAAGAGATAGGAACAGTTTTTAATAATCCTCTTTCCGGTAAAACAACTTTAAAGTTTCTTATTTATCAAAATACTAAACGAATGAATCCAGCAGATTGGATTTTTAGAATGTAA